The Imtechella halotolerans DNA window CATAGTATCCTTTATTTTTTGTATTTCAATAACAATTTCTTCCAGATTAAATGATTTCTCTTTAAGCGTTAAATTATAAGCAGTTTTGGATGCGCTAATAGTTAATATTTTACTTACTTTTTCATAATTAAGATGAGTTGCAATTAATAACAGCGAATCTTTAATTTGAGGTTTCACTGTAATTTCATAATCACCATTTCCATTGGTAATGGCATAACCAATTGTTGAATCAGTATTTTTAATATCAGTAAGTACAATCGCTACTCCTTCTATGGGTTGGTTGGAGGTGTTAGTTATATTTCCCTTTACCACAACATCTTGTGCTAAAACTGTTTGAAAGCAACCAGTAAGTCCTATCAAAAAAAATATACAATATTTATAGATATAATACATTAATTATTTTACAAGTTATCTAATTTCATCGTAATAGGCTGCGATATTCCAAACAATCATAACCGCAGCGAATATGGGTAACTGGAGAATAAAGGAAATTCCCAAATGCATTCTAATTACTGCTATCAATTTAATCCTCTTCGTTGTTTTGTTTACAATTAAAAACGGGTATCCAGGTTCTAATATAACCGTTAGAATCCCTACCATTGCTAAAACAAATGGAGGGATTTTAAAAACAATTTTTATTGTTAGAGTTTAATCACTATTAAAAAAACTATAGGAGGTATTTTTCTTACATAAAAACCATGAATATACTTGGTTTATATAAATCTTTTGTTGTGTTAAGAAAATTTTAACATTTAATTTTTCCTACATTTAAGAAAAAAATCCTATTATTTCTATTGTACATCACTATTCGATTTACCATAAAATTTAAGAAAGATAAAGATTGGTTTTAGTGTTGATATTATATTTGAATTTTAAAAATAAGGTTACCATAACCAATTAAAAAGGGGAAAATTCCCCTTTTTCTTCTTTTACTGAATTTGCAATATTCTATACTAAAGATTCTTCATGCTTTTGTTTTTCTTCATTTGATTAATACTGATGGGAAGCAATAGAATTAGAAAATGAACTCATAAAACAAGCTAGGGTAAAGAACAAATCATTTGTTCCAGAAGAATTCAATAATGGGGATACTAGAAAGCAATTATTAGCTAGAAGTAGGTATCTACTATACAAAGATCCAAATAATTGGACTGAGAATCAATACGAAAGAAGTAAGATATTGTTTAATCAATAATAAAAATAGCCTTTAATCTTGTTCAAGGACTTAGAAACATATTCAATACAGCAACCTCTGTCGAGACCGCATATACTAAAATGGCGCATTGGTACAAAGATGTAGAAAATACAGGTTTTAGGGCATTCAATACCATTGCAAACACCATAACAGTTAATTACAGATCCATCCTGAATTATTTTATAAACAGAAGCACAAACGCTTCCGCTGAATCATTCAATGCTAAAATAAAAGCTTTTAGAAGTCAATTCAGAGGGGTTAGAAACATAGAATTCTTCCTATATAGATTGACCAAAATATTTGCGTAAACACAACATTTAGTCTTGATCCAACACAACATTTAGTCTTGATCCAGAATTTGGGCCTGACCCCTAAAAACCTAAAAACCACACGTTTCATAAGAATCGTGTGGTTTTAATTGCTATTTAACTAGCTTTCAGTGACCTCGACAGGATTCAAACCTGTAACCTTCTGAGCCGTAATCAGATGCGCTATTCAGTTGCGCCACGAGGCCTATTAAAAGTGTGCTCACTGTTACTGTAAGCGGGTGCAAATATAGAACTTTCCAATATAATTCAAAACTTTTTGAAATGTTTTTTAAGTACTTTTTTACTTTAAAAACACCGTACCTCAATAACAATTTCGTTTTCAATTAAA harbors:
- a CDS encoding transposase, whose protein sequence is MFNTATSVETAYTKMAHWYKDVENTGFRAFNTIANTITVNYRSILNYFINRSTNASAESFNAKIKAFRSQFRGVRNIEFFLYRLTKIFA